The Arthrobacter burdickii genome window below encodes:
- the pglZ gene encoding BREX-2 system phosphatase PglZ, translating into MVAKARGSDGRRKGGVIGLRAVPEVAAAATLTDKGQRIDVVPCVSALAVRDALREHRDADWLVILTDRDESDLGPGILAHFVWQQLRNPDPWDAVKQRFDATALDRALLSEGHRAELAYGLLKIAPEEGWPAAPAGVLSRDHALGSVASQQLGMPLHSMDAFAVLAWASRAGSAATIADLRRDAGDALAEAVLRWLAGRLGEGQRPMLRLLTGGQPEQALPLGVVLHILVSAKVDGAGDRRQAELALARLEHRWSGTSVSATELQAFGATCHGVVRDMLARSESWRAGYTALGTADRIFTEAGADALARDSYLLPSSLTQCYRELAQAMGGPLQNVEAAWDSVGKHPLNTPALDGTADPRLQPFEAAVRLERWLASDDDSEEDLASLVRRQSAVDSWVDAAVNTAAQGTDDAALARAIEKTVVKAQERRTAHDRQFARCLAAATDLSGSSLGNSDNGAVWLIEDIVPKVAAKLAQQHPTLLLVLDGMSTGVATQVVRSILARPDGWAEIIAQGTSQRACGLAVLPTLTEHSRTSLLSGKLVSGSQPQEQAGFAAVAKAAGLAGARLFHKKPLDSSRPGFLLSDDIAAAIADTSELPLVACVLNSIDDALDRSDPAGISWTDEAVRHLRPLLASALAAGRAVMLTADHGHVVERRAGTQRAAADISSARSRPAVGPASEDEVLVAGTRVLDHGGRAILAVDEGLRYGPLKAGYHGGGSPAEVVVPLIVIAPEATMSDSGELAGWKLAPPQEPLWWALASNERLPQSVLVGTRGKKKRDEGPDLFSELEETIPPAPGGTPSSVGQRVVTSAAYVAQRKLAGRISLDDVQVRSILDAAASAVGTRLPLASAAIALRVPPTRLSGAVAQLQKLLNVEGYAVVRVDGGMLVLDVVLLREQFGVAG; encoded by the coding sequence ATGGTCGCGAAGGCACGAGGGTCGGATGGACGCCGCAAGGGCGGGGTGATTGGGCTCCGGGCGGTACCCGAGGTAGCAGCCGCGGCAACTCTGACCGACAAGGGACAACGCATTGACGTCGTACCTTGCGTCTCCGCGCTGGCGGTCCGGGACGCGCTCCGTGAGCATCGGGACGCCGACTGGCTCGTGATCCTGACTGACCGTGATGAAAGCGACTTGGGCCCTGGCATCTTGGCACACTTCGTGTGGCAACAGTTGCGCAATCCCGATCCATGGGACGCCGTGAAGCAGCGCTTCGACGCAACGGCACTCGACCGCGCATTGCTCAGCGAGGGTCACCGTGCCGAGCTTGCCTACGGCTTGCTCAAGATCGCGCCCGAGGAGGGCTGGCCAGCGGCGCCGGCAGGAGTTCTCTCCCGTGATCACGCGCTCGGTTCGGTTGCGAGCCAACAACTCGGGATGCCGCTTCACAGCATGGATGCATTCGCTGTGTTGGCGTGGGCATCTCGCGCTGGATCAGCGGCGACAATCGCCGACCTCCGGCGTGATGCCGGAGATGCATTGGCTGAGGCCGTTCTCCGATGGCTAGCGGGCCGGCTCGGCGAGGGCCAGCGTCCCATGTTGCGGCTACTCACCGGAGGTCAGCCGGAGCAGGCCTTGCCGCTCGGCGTCGTACTCCACATCCTGGTGTCCGCCAAAGTTGACGGTGCAGGAGACCGTCGCCAGGCTGAACTTGCTCTGGCGCGGCTCGAACACCGTTGGTCCGGCACGTCCGTGTCCGCAACAGAGCTGCAGGCGTTCGGCGCCACCTGCCACGGAGTCGTCCGGGACATGCTGGCTCGTTCGGAAAGCTGGCGTGCCGGCTACACGGCCCTTGGGACTGCAGACCGAATTTTCACTGAGGCCGGCGCCGACGCACTTGCCCGCGACTCCTACTTACTGCCGTCCTCTCTCACACAGTGTTATCGGGAACTAGCCCAAGCGATGGGTGGTCCGCTCCAGAACGTGGAGGCAGCGTGGGATTCAGTGGGGAAGCATCCGCTGAACACACCCGCTCTGGATGGGACCGCAGATCCTCGGTTGCAGCCGTTCGAAGCAGCGGTCCGCTTGGAGCGTTGGCTGGCGTCCGACGATGATTCTGAAGAGGATCTTGCTTCCTTGGTACGGCGTCAGAGCGCTGTCGACTCCTGGGTCGACGCCGCTGTGAACACTGCCGCGCAAGGTACAGATGATGCCGCTCTGGCGCGTGCTATTGAAAAGACGGTGGTCAAGGCTCAAGAGCGGCGTACGGCTCATGACAGGCAGTTCGCCCGTTGTCTCGCCGCCGCGACCGATCTAAGCGGCTCTTCCCTTGGGAATTCTGACAACGGGGCTGTCTGGCTGATCGAGGATATTGTTCCAAAGGTGGCAGCCAAGCTGGCTCAACAACACCCCACCCTTCTGCTTGTCCTGGATGGAATGAGCACAGGCGTGGCAACGCAAGTGGTGAGGAGCATTCTGGCCCGCCCCGACGGTTGGGCTGAGATCATCGCCCAAGGTACCAGCCAACGGGCCTGTGGCCTCGCGGTCTTGCCCACATTGACCGAACATAGCCGGACGTCGCTTCTCAGCGGCAAGCTCGTGTCGGGCTCGCAACCCCAGGAACAGGCTGGGTTCGCAGCAGTCGCCAAGGCCGCGGGACTGGCTGGGGCGCGGCTCTTCCACAAGAAGCCATTGGACTCATCACGGCCGGGATTCCTGCTATCCGATGACATTGCGGCCGCGATCGCTGATACCAGCGAGCTTCCTCTGGTGGCGTGCGTACTGAACTCAATTGACGATGCGCTGGATCGTAGCGACCCAGCTGGTATCTCATGGACTGACGAAGCAGTGCGCCACCTGCGGCCACTTCTGGCGAGTGCCCTTGCCGCTGGCCGCGCCGTGATGTTGACTGCAGACCACGGACATGTCGTTGAGCGACGGGCAGGTACCCAGCGCGCGGCGGCCGATATTTCCAGCGCACGGTCACGTCCCGCGGTCGGACCTGCAAGCGAAGACGAAGTACTCGTTGCCGGCACCCGGGTGTTGGATCACGGCGGCCGGGCAATTCTCGCCGTCGACGAAGGTCTACGATATGGGCCGTTGAAGGCGGGCTATCACGGCGGCGGGTCGCCCGCCGAGGTGGTCGTACCTCTGATCGTGATCGCGCCGGAAGCCACGATGTCAGATTCCGGGGAGCTTGCGGGTTGGAAGCTGGCACCCCCTCAGGAGCCACTTTGGTGGGCGCTGGCGTCCAATGAGCGGCTCCCGCAATCAGTCCTCGTCGGAACTAGGGGCAAAAAGAAGCGGGACGAGGGACCGGACCTGTTTTCTGAACTGGAAGAAACCATTCCTCCAGCGCCCGGCGGTACTCCTTCGAGCGTGGGCCAGCGTGTTGTGACATCGGCTGCCTACGTTGCACAGCGCAAGTTGGCAGGCCGAATCTCACTGGACGACGTACAGGTCAGATCTATTTTGGACGCGGCAGCCTCTGCTGTGGGGACCAGACTGCCGTTGGCGTCCGCCGCCATTGCACTTCGAGTGCCGCCGACGCGGCTTTCGGGTGCCGTGGCGCAGCTGCAAAAGCTGCTCAATGTCGAAGGGTATGCGGTCGTACGGGTTGACGGTGGCATGCTTGTCCTCGACGTCGTTTTGCTGAGGGAACAATTCGGAGTCGCCGGATGA
- a CDS encoding DUF6079 family protein: MTSMLLRDVFDIPERAGSEDYVLRLTDSVSGQGARHAVQDYVVTPAIADAFDAALGLVGNALETGINRGAFLAGSFGSGKSHFMAVLHSLLRHNPDARSLPELQSVVARHDPALQNKKILPLAFHFIDAKSMEQELFESYIKQIQTLHPEAPLPAFFPSEALLRDADGLRTRLGDDAFFEGLGSQTGDDEWAGVLGSSSWDRARYDAARAAAPQSAERQELVSALVEAYFQSYARHAEYVDLDTGLEAMSNHANALGYDAVVLFLDELVLWLAFAMQTPEFFRRESQKLTKLVEGTYSRLPAPLISFVARQMDLRRWFADSGASGSEQEALDRAFRHQEGRFSTIVLGDDNLPYVASRRLLKPKDDVARHAVEDAFSRLDRAPSVWDVLLDGVNADDQHRGSDESAFRMTYPFSPALVSTLRFLASVMQRDRTALKVMQQMLVDRRDTLSIDDVIPVGDSFEYIVRGKGDAVLDPQAAALFRSATQLYQEKLQPLILRVHGLVPSDLDIPERVTSGYRADDRLARTLLLSAVAPKVPALKGLTAGRLASLNHGSIVSPLRGGEAGVVLSKVREWARHVPEIHVDADPRNPVIRVQLSDVDYESIVERAKGEDNAGRQRELLRGLVVESLGVDLGSPDISGAHRLMITWRGSRREVEIVFGNIRDAGDITEDRLQAGAGAWRFVIDHPFDEAGHSLLEDIQRIDSLRSRNFTSRTVLWVPRFLSAERLKDLRRLVILDWLLSGSGDRWTSHADHLGEVDRAQARNILEAQHSSLRDSLLRLVQQAYGASSAEPGALLDDGGTGQVLWSLDPGFAPAPPVGASLASAFQQLAAQAFDALYPDHPRFEPVDAEVRPGELRAVLSHLERAAGDPEHRVPLEGDTRAVRRVANALRVGEATETHFLFGDDRFGDWGAKLVRGLARNGVDEAGPVTVAQLRAVIDDVEPPQGLRPEISDLVILGWGLLRQRAWFHFGAPLSGTPLPGTLQPAMELRPQPMPSLEEWNVARKRASIIFGAPDRPYLTPSAVAALASDVREKSRSLYEPSQDVVARLDDACSRLGIAGETGRLELARRASVLVGTLRDQNGVVLIRHLAGVELPGSDEETARSLSSARIVAEAIKEFPWDRLDPLKQGSVGPDGRAASALRILDELRGALRRHELAESAVAALRRAENDGFKWVSDGITRPIPGPGPGPGPSPNRWTKIELTDNGGFSALEAELAKVLESKRKVEVQWRVVE; this comes from the coding sequence ATGACGTCAATGCTGTTGAGGGACGTTTTCGACATCCCGGAGCGCGCCGGCAGTGAGGATTATGTACTCCGGCTCACCGACAGCGTGTCCGGTCAGGGTGCCAGACACGCGGTCCAAGACTACGTAGTAACCCCCGCCATTGCCGACGCCTTCGACGCCGCACTCGGGCTCGTCGGCAACGCGCTGGAGACTGGAATCAACCGCGGCGCATTCCTGGCTGGTTCATTCGGCTCCGGTAAATCACACTTCATGGCCGTTCTCCACTCACTGCTGCGGCACAACCCCGATGCCCGCTCCTTGCCGGAGCTGCAGTCCGTCGTTGCTCGTCACGACCCGGCCTTGCAGAATAAAAAGATCCTTCCACTGGCCTTCCATTTCATCGACGCGAAGTCGATGGAACAGGAGCTTTTCGAGAGCTATATCAAGCAGATTCAGACTCTTCATCCTGAAGCTCCGCTGCCCGCGTTCTTTCCCTCGGAAGCTCTTCTGCGCGATGCCGATGGCCTACGGACGCGGCTCGGCGATGACGCCTTTTTTGAAGGTCTCGGTTCCCAAACCGGTGATGACGAATGGGCCGGCGTTCTCGGCTCCAGCTCATGGGACCGCGCCCGTTACGACGCCGCCCGCGCGGCCGCACCACAAAGCGCAGAACGCCAAGAACTGGTCAGTGCCTTAGTGGAGGCCTACTTCCAGTCCTACGCCCGGCATGCCGAGTATGTGGATCTGGATACCGGGCTGGAAGCCATGTCGAACCATGCCAATGCGTTGGGGTACGACGCCGTCGTCCTCTTTCTCGACGAACTCGTTCTCTGGCTTGCATTCGCCATGCAAACTCCCGAGTTCTTCCGCCGTGAATCTCAGAAGCTGACCAAGCTCGTTGAGGGTACCTACAGCAGGCTTCCCGCCCCGCTGATCTCATTCGTCGCCAGACAAATGGATCTTCGTCGCTGGTTTGCAGACTCGGGGGCCAGCGGCAGCGAGCAGGAAGCCCTGGACCGCGCGTTTCGCCACCAGGAGGGTCGCTTCTCCACGATCGTCCTCGGCGACGACAACCTGCCCTATGTGGCGAGCCGCCGCTTGCTCAAGCCCAAGGACGATGTGGCACGTCATGCGGTCGAAGACGCCTTCTCCCGGCTGGACCGCGCGCCGTCCGTCTGGGACGTGTTGCTAGACGGGGTGAATGCCGACGACCAGCACCGAGGCTCCGACGAGTCCGCGTTCCGCATGACCTACCCATTCTCGCCAGCGCTCGTGTCCACTCTGCGGTTCCTGGCAAGCGTCATGCAGCGAGACCGGACTGCGTTGAAGGTTATGCAGCAGATGCTGGTAGACCGCAGAGATACGCTGAGTATCGATGACGTCATCCCTGTGGGCGATTCATTCGAGTACATCGTCCGAGGCAAGGGCGACGCGGTACTGGACCCGCAGGCAGCCGCACTCTTCCGCTCGGCCACGCAGCTGTACCAAGAGAAGCTCCAACCCCTCATCCTTCGCGTCCACGGGCTCGTGCCCTCGGATCTTGATATCCCCGAGCGCGTCACGAGCGGTTACCGCGCCGACGACCGTCTAGCCCGAACACTTCTGCTGTCGGCGGTGGCACCGAAGGTGCCGGCCCTGAAGGGTCTAACCGCGGGGCGGTTGGCGTCGCTGAATCATGGATCCATCGTCTCGCCGCTGCGCGGCGGCGAGGCCGGCGTCGTGCTCTCGAAAGTTCGGGAATGGGCACGGCATGTTCCAGAAATTCATGTCGACGCGGACCCCCGCAATCCGGTAATCCGGGTCCAGCTCTCCGACGTGGATTATGAGTCGATAGTTGAACGGGCCAAGGGCGAGGATAACGCCGGACGACAGCGTGAACTCCTGCGTGGACTCGTTGTAGAGAGCCTTGGGGTGGACCTGGGTTCGCCAGATATCAGTGGTGCACACCGCTTGATGATTACCTGGCGTGGCTCGCGACGCGAGGTCGAGATCGTCTTTGGCAATATCCGTGACGCGGGAGATATCACCGAAGATCGGCTACAGGCCGGCGCCGGTGCGTGGCGCTTCGTCATCGACCACCCCTTTGATGAGGCGGGACATTCCCTACTCGAAGACATTCAGCGCATTGATTCACTCCGATCCCGCAATTTCACCTCCCGGACCGTGCTGTGGGTGCCCCGTTTTCTCTCCGCCGAGCGTCTGAAAGATCTGCGGAGGTTGGTTATCCTCGACTGGCTCCTAAGCGGTAGCGGAGATCGTTGGACCAGTCATGCCGACCATTTGGGCGAGGTAGACCGCGCCCAAGCGCGCAATATCCTTGAGGCTCAGCACAGCTCCCTGCGCGACAGTCTGTTGCGCCTCGTCCAGCAGGCCTATGGTGCGTCTTCAGCCGAACCAGGAGCGCTGCTGGATGACGGCGGTACCGGACAGGTGTTGTGGTCACTGGACCCGGGATTCGCGCCAGCACCTCCGGTAGGCGCCAGCCTTGCAAGCGCCTTCCAGCAGCTCGCAGCCCAGGCATTCGACGCGCTGTACCCCGATCATCCCCGTTTCGAGCCGGTGGACGCGGAAGTCCGACCGGGTGAACTCAGGGCGGTGCTGTCTCACTTGGAGCGTGCAGCGGGAGACCCGGAGCATCGAGTCCCGCTGGAAGGAGACACAAGGGCTGTCCGTCGTGTTGCCAATGCACTTCGCGTCGGCGAGGCCACTGAAACACATTTTCTCTTTGGAGATGACCGCTTCGGCGACTGGGGAGCGAAGCTCGTCCGCGGTCTGGCGCGCAACGGAGTCGACGAAGCTGGTCCCGTCACCGTCGCACAGCTTCGGGCGGTGATCGACGATGTCGAGCCACCTCAGGGCCTGCGGCCTGAAATTTCCGACCTGGTTATCCTCGGTTGGGGATTGCTACGGCAGCGAGCCTGGTTTCATTTCGGCGCCCCTCTATCAGGGACTCCCCTGCCGGGGACGCTACAGCCGGCAATGGAATTGCGTCCGCAGCCGATGCCCTCGCTCGAGGAATGGAATGTAGCGCGTAAGCGCGCATCAATTATCTTCGGTGCGCCGGATCGCCCATACCTGACACCATCCGCGGTGGCCGCCCTTGCCAGTGACGTTCGGGAGAAATCGAGATCGCTCTACGAGCCTTCGCAGGACGTCGTCGCCCGACTGGACGACGCATGTTCCCGCCTGGGGATTGCTGGAGAAACCGGACGGTTAGAACTTGCGCGGCGTGCCTCTGTCCTCGTTGGCACGCTGCGGGACCAAAACGGTGTCGTCCTCATCCGCCATCTGGCAGGAGTAGAGCTGCCCGGCAGCGACGAGGAAACTGCGAGGTCACTCTCCAGCGCCCGAATTGTCGCCGAAGCGATTAAGGAATTTCCTTGGGATCGGCTCGATCCGCTGAAGCAGGGAAGTGTTGGACCTGATGGAAGGGCGGCTTCGGCACTCCGGATTTTGGATGAACTTCGCGGTGCCCTCCGCCGTCACGAACTGGCAGAGTCCGCTGTGGCAGCCCTGCGGAGAGCCGAAAATGACGGGTTCAAATGGGTCTCCGACGGCATAACCCGGCCGATACCGGGACCAGGACCGGGTCCCGGGCCTAGTCCAAACCGCTGGACGAAGATCGAGTTGACCGACAACGGTGGATTCAGCGCGCTGGAAGCGGAACTAGCGAAAGTTCTCGAGTCAAAGCGCAAGGTCGAGGTTCAATGGCGGGTCGTCGAGTGA